A single genomic interval of Drosophila virilis strain 15010-1051.87 chromosome 2, Dvir_AGI_RSII-ME, whole genome shotgun sequence harbors:
- the SdhC gene encoding succinate dehydrogenase cytochrome b560 subunit, mitochondrial, which translates to MYALSSTLVRSPALRQGLRVAAATRQVSLKVVSVGSTIKDESFFEKNERLGRQMSPHLTIYKPQLTSMLSIMHRGTGLALGIGVWGLGLGALIASQDIGHYVTMVEGLQLSGAALTAIKFIIAYPVGYHSANGIRHLIWDTGRFLKIKEVYSTGYVMVATSVVLTAILALL; encoded by the exons AT GTATGCACTATCCAGCACTCTTGTGCGCTCACCAGCGCTGCGTCAAGGACTCAGGGTGGCCGCGGCTACCCGTCAGGTTTCGTTGAAAGTCGTCTCTGTCGGCTCAACCATCAAGGATGAGAGCTTCTTTGAGAAGAATGAGCGGCTGGGCCGCCAGATGTCGCCACACCTGACCATCTACAAGCCGCAGCTCACCTCCATGCTGTCTATCATGCACCGCGGAACCGGCCTGGCTCTGGGCATTGGCGTTTGGGGCTTGGGGCTGGGCGCACTCATCGCCTCCCAAGACATCGGCCATTATGTGACCATGGTGGAGGGTCTGCAGCTGAGCGGCGCCGCCTTGACCGCCATCAAGTTCATCATCGCTTATCCGGTTGGCTATCACTCGGCCAACGGCATACGCCATCTGATTTGGGACACGGGCCGCTTCCTAAAGATTAAAGAGGTCTACTCCACAGGTTATGTAATGGTCGCCACCTCCGTCGTGCTGACTGCCATATTGGCCCTGTTGTAA